A single window of Salminus brasiliensis chromosome 18, fSalBra1.hap2, whole genome shotgun sequence DNA harbors:
- the fgf10a gene encoding fibroblast growth factor 10a, whose protein sequence is MCKWKVTKGAAAWFRLPCACTLLLLLLALLGSSVPVACHGARSGRPVRSPPHPPPPPRSPPRSPPRVATNSSSSSSTASAAVVVVGRHVRSYSHLTGDVRKRKLFSYQKFFLRIDKNGTVNGTKSKDDPFSILEIKSVDVGIVAIKGLDSNYYLAINKKGVVYGAREFGTDCKFVERIEENRYNTYASAEWRNKKRPMFVGLSANGKPMRAKKTRRKNTATHFLPIPIP, encoded by the exons ATGTGCAAATGGAAAGTGACGAAGGGTGCCGCAGCCTGGTTCCGTCTGCCCTGCGCGTGCacgctgctactgctgctgctcgcGCTCCTCGGCTCCTCGGTGCCCGTGGCGTGCCATGGCGCGCGCAGCGGTAGGCCCGTGCGctctccacctcatcctcctcctcctcctcgttctCCTCCTCGTTCTCCTCCCAGGGTGGCCACCAActcctcctcgtcctcgtcCACGGCGTCGGCGGCGGTGGTCGTGGTGGGCCGACATGTCCGCAGCTACAGCCACCTCACGGGTGACGTGCGCAAGCGCAAGCTCTTCTCCTACCAGAAGTTTTTTCTCAGGATTGATAAAAACGGCACCGTCAACGGCACCAAGAGCAAAGACGACCCGTTCA GTATACTCGAAATCAAGTCTGTGGATGTTGGCATTGTGGCTATCAAAGGGCTTGACAGCAACTACTACCTTGCAATCAACAAGAAAGGGGTGGTGTATGGAGCG AGGGAGTTCGGCACTGACTGCAAGTTCGTAGAGAGGATAGAGGAGAACAGGTACAACACCTACGCCTCCGCAGAGTGGAGGAACAAGAAGAGGCCCATGTTTGTGGGCCTGAGCGCCAACGGCAAGCCTATGAGGGCCAAAAAGACACGAAGAAAAAACACTGCCACACATTTTCTGCCCATTCCCATTCCATAA